A DNA window from Streptococcus parapneumoniae contains the following coding sequences:
- a CDS encoding haloacid dehalogenase-like hydrolase: MKRLISANPSEILEMNAEELKQSILASEGRVVLSENVATRETFVGDITNSEIARAFGADMILLNCVDVFEPKIYALDSSGDDVIHRLHQLVACPIGVNLEPIDPSAKMLEETQEIVAGRVANRDTFKRIEELGFDFVCLTGNPGTGVSNREIIKAVQTAKENFSGLIIAGKMHGAGVNEPVAELSVAEQLLEAGADVILVPAVGTVPSFNDEELRAVVDLVHSKDGLVLSAIGTSQETSDTETIREIALRNKICGVDIQHIGDAGYGGLATVDNIYALSKAIRGVRHTVSRLARSVNR, translated from the coding sequence ATGAAACGTTTAATTAGTGCAAATCCATCTGAGATATTAGAGATGAATGCTGAAGAATTAAAACAAAGTATTTTAGCAAGTGAAGGTAGAGTTGTTCTATCTGAAAATGTAGCCACTCGTGAGACATTTGTTGGAGATATCACTAATTCTGAAATTGCTAGAGCTTTTGGAGCTGACATGATTTTATTGAATTGTGTTGATGTTTTTGAGCCTAAAATTTATGCTTTGGATAGTTCAGGTGATGATGTTATTCATCGCTTACACCAGCTCGTTGCTTGCCCAATTGGTGTAAATTTGGAACCGATTGACCCATCTGCAAAAATGCTAGAAGAAACACAAGAAATTGTTGCAGGTCGTGTTGCAAACAGAGATACCTTTAAGAGGATTGAAGAACTTGGGTTTGATTTTGTTTGTCTGACTGGAAATCCAGGTACAGGAGTTAGCAATCGAGAAATCATTAAGGCTGTTCAAACTGCTAAGGAAAACTTTTCTGGTTTGATTATTGCAGGTAAGATGCACGGCGCAGGAGTGAATGAGCCTGTGGCAGAGCTTTCTGTCGCAGAGCAATTGTTGGAAGCAGGTGCGGATGTGATACTTGTTCCAGCAGTTGGAACCGTTCCTTCTTTTAACGATGAAGAATTACGCGCAGTGGTAGATTTAGTTCACAGTAAAGATGGGCTAGTACTGAGTGCTATTGGGACTAGTCAAGAAACATCTGATACGGAGACAATTAGGGAAATAGCGCTGAGAAATAAAATTTGTGGAGTTGATATTCAACATATAGGTGACGCAGGATATGGGGGACTGGCAACAGTCGATAATATTTATGCCTTGAGCAAGGCAATTAGAGGAGTGAGACATACAGTATCTCGCTTGGCTAGGTCAGTAAATAGGTGA
- a CDS encoding PTS sugar transporter subunit IIB — protein MAKVTIMLACAAGMSTSLLVTKMQKAAEDKGLDAEIFAVPAPEAEEIVATKEVNVLLLGPQVRYLLGDFQEKLKDRQIPVAVIPMTDYGMMNGSKVLDLAESLLD, from the coding sequence ATGGCTAAAGTAACAATTATGTTAGCATGTGCAGCAGGTATGAGTACAAGTCTGCTAGTGACAAAGATGCAAAAGGCAGCAGAAGATAAGGGGTTGGATGCAGAAATTTTTGCAGTTCCTGCTCCTGAAGCAGAAGAAATTGTAGCAACAAAAGAAGTGAATGTGTTGCTTTTAGGCCCTCAAGTTCGCTATTTACTAGGGGATTTTCAAGAAAAATTAAAAGATAGACAGATTCCTGTGGCGGTTATTCCGATGACAGATTACGGAATGATGAATGGTTCTAAAGTCTTAGATTTAGCTGAAAGTTTATTAGACTAA
- a CDS encoding PTS lactose/cellobiose transporter subunit IIA, giving the protein MNESNLESVMGLIMYGGEAKSNAMEAIQAAKKGDFSKANQRLADANAALLQAHKAQTEMLTREAQGEETSISLLMVHAQDHLMTSLTFVDLAKEVVEVYKRFEKN; this is encoded by the coding sequence ATGAATGAAAGTAATTTAGAATCTGTAATGGGGCTAATTATGTATGGTGGGGAAGCCAAAAGTAATGCTATGGAGGCTATTCAGGCAGCAAAAAAAGGTGATTTCTCAAAAGCCAATCAAAGATTAGCTGATGCGAATGCTGCCTTACTACAGGCGCATAAGGCTCAAACAGAAATGTTGACAAGAGAGGCACAGGGGGAAGAAACTTCAATTAGCCTCTTGATGGTACACGCGCAAGATCATTTAATGACGAGTCTGACCTTTGTTGACTTAGCAAAAGAAGTGGTAGAAGTGTACAAACGATTTGAAAAAAATTAG
- a CDS encoding PTS sugar transporter subunit IIC, whose translation MNTMLDKMQEKLSPIAMKVGNQKFLVALRDSFVGTMPVIMTGSIALLLNAFLVDLPQQFHLESITKTFQWLVDINNLVFKGSIPIVSLLFIYCLGVNIAKIYKVDTVSAGLVSLASFVISIGSTVTKSFPLANVGDVKLDQILQGIDNLAFDGKNLMVTIGNVIPGNHINARGYFTAMMIGFLASIIFCKVMKKNWVIKLPDSVPPAIAKPFTSIIPGFMAMYIVAILTYVFHLLSNDLLIDWVYKVLQTPLLGLSQSFFAVILMIFLNKLFWFFGLHGGNVLAPIMEGLFGVAMLANLDAFQKGEPIPYIWTSGSFGAFVWFGGLGLVLAILIFSRNSHYRKVAKLGLAPVLFNIGEPVNYGLPVVLNPLLFIPFVLSPVFMATVAYWATSWGLVSPVTQNVTWVMPPILYGFFSTAFDWRAIILSVVCLIISVLTYFPFVKMADKTELS comes from the coding sequence ATGAATACAATGTTGGATAAAATGCAAGAAAAACTTTCTCCAATTGCAATGAAAGTTGGGAATCAGAAGTTTTTAGTTGCTTTACGTGATTCATTTGTGGGGACTATGCCTGTTATTATGACAGGTTCCATTGCTTTGTTATTAAATGCTTTTCTAGTGGATTTACCACAACAATTTCACCTAGAAAGTATTACGAAAACTTTTCAGTGGCTTGTTGACATCAATAATTTGGTATTCAAGGGAAGTATACCAATTGTTTCCTTGTTGTTCATCTATTGCTTGGGAGTGAATATCGCTAAGATTTACAAGGTTGATACAGTTTCTGCTGGTTTGGTATCACTTGCCTCGTTTGTCATTTCAATTGGAAGTACAGTTACAAAGAGTTTCCCTTTGGCAAATGTAGGAGATGTGAAATTAGATCAAATCTTACAAGGAATTGATAATCTAGCATTTGATGGTAAAAATCTGATGGTAACTATTGGGAATGTGATTCCAGGAAACCATATCAATGCCAGAGGCTACTTTACAGCCATGATGATTGGATTTTTAGCCTCTATTATTTTCTGTAAAGTGATGAAAAAGAACTGGGTAATCAAGTTACCAGATTCAGTTCCTCCTGCGATTGCTAAGCCGTTCACTTCTATCATTCCAGGATTTATGGCGATGTATATAGTAGCCATCTTGACTTATGTTTTCCATTTACTTAGCAATGACTTATTGATTGATTGGGTTTACAAGGTGTTACAAACGCCATTACTAGGTTTGTCTCAAAGTTTCTTTGCAGTTATTCTGATGATCTTTTTGAATAAGTTATTCTGGTTTTTTGGTCTCCATGGAGGAAATGTATTGGCTCCCATCATGGAAGGGCTATTTGGAGTTGCTATGTTAGCGAACTTGGATGCTTTCCAAAAAGGTGAACCGATTCCTTATATATGGACAAGTGGATCTTTTGGGGCGTTTGTCTGGTTTGGAGGATTAGGATTAGTACTTGCTATTTTAATTTTTTCAAGAAATAGTCATTATCGAAAAGTTGCCAAACTTGGTCTAGCACCAGTTCTGTTTAATATTGGCGAGCCGGTCAATTATGGTTTACCAGTTGTCTTGAATCCTTTGCTATTTATACCATTTGTACTTAGCCCAGTCTTCATGGCAACGGTAGCTTACTGGGCAACAAGCTGGGGTCTTGTTTCACCTGTTACACAAAATGTTACTTGGGTAATGCCACCAATTTTATATGGTTTCTTCTCTACAGCATTTGATTGGCGTGCCATCATCTTATCAGTTGTTTGTTTGATTATTAGTGTCTTGACGTATTTCCCATTTGTGAAAATGGCAGATAAAACTGAATTGAGTTAA